A genome region from Streptomyces pratensis includes the following:
- a CDS encoding formylglycine-generating enzyme family protein: protein MSQESTLRRLAADPMIDLPAGEIVLRDEGTMRDWTVEVAAFRLAPTPVTRDLYASVLGRAQESSMGPRTPMTEVSWNDAIRFCNLFSQAAGLEPCYSMGDSRDAEDVVCDWTVDGYRLPSEAEWEFACRAGSTGVRYGELDEIAWHRGNSGGGLHEVATREPNAWGLHDMIGNVWEWCWDVYDPQVYGPYRVFRGGGFFDQPRGCRASCRRKSHPTLAIDDLGFRLARSS from the coding sequence ATGAGCCAGGAATCAACGCTGCGCCGGTTGGCCGCCGATCCCATGATCGACCTGCCCGCCGGCGAGATCGTGCTGCGGGACGAGGGCACGATGAGGGACTGGACGGTCGAGGTCGCCGCCTTCCGGCTGGCGCCGACTCCGGTCACCCGCGACCTGTACGCCTCGGTGCTCGGCAGGGCACAGGAGAGCTCCATGGGGCCGCGAACGCCGATGACCGAGGTCTCGTGGAACGATGCCATCCGGTTCTGCAACCTGTTCTCGCAGGCGGCAGGGCTCGAGCCCTGCTACTCGATGGGCGACAGCCGCGACGCGGAGGACGTGGTCTGCGACTGGACAGTCGACGGCTACCGCCTTCCGTCCGAGGCGGAATGGGAGTTCGCCTGCCGGGCCGGGAGTACGGGTGTCCGCTACGGAGAGCTGGACGAGATCGCCTGGCACCGCGGGAACTCCGGGGGCGGATTGCACGAGGTCGCGACGCGGGAGCCGAACGCGTGGGGACTCCACGACATGATCGGCAACGTCTGGGAATGGTGCTGGGACGTCTACGACCCCCAGGTCTACGGCCCGTACCGCGTCTTCCGCGGCGGCGGCTTCTTCGACCAGCCCCGGGGGTGCCGGGCGTCGTGCCGCCGCAAGAGCCACCCGACACTCGCCATCGACGACCTCGGGTTCAGGCTCGCGCGATCGAGCTGA
- a CDS encoding NmrA/HSCARG family protein, producing the protein MIDAPVLVLAATGGQGRAVTDALLGHGARIRVMVRDPERRAARELAERGAEVVEGSLSDRGSLTAAMRGVASVFAFTTPFEAGLEAEVEQGRAILSSASEARIAHLVFSSVAGADQDSGVPHFESKARIEADLASGDVPYTILGPTYFFDNALGGQERILHGSLDLPLPPDRPLQQLARTDLGAFAAEVMLNPAPYVGQRIELAGDDPTPERMAASLSKALGRDVRHLQTPLAAVGNADMHAMWAFLNGPGYRVDIPALHDAHPEIRWTRFADWADHTWADGTP; encoded by the coding sequence ATGATCGACGCACCGGTGCTGGTACTGGCGGCAACAGGCGGTCAGGGCAGAGCTGTGACGGACGCGTTGCTGGGCCACGGGGCCCGGATCCGGGTGATGGTCCGTGATCCGGAGCGGAGGGCGGCACGTGAACTGGCCGAACGCGGTGCCGAAGTGGTCGAGGGTTCGCTGAGCGACCGAGGCTCCCTCACCGCAGCCATGCGTGGAGTGGCAAGCGTCTTCGCCTTCACTACCCCTTTCGAGGCGGGGTTGGAGGCGGAGGTGGAGCAGGGGCGCGCGATCCTGTCCTCTGCGTCGGAGGCGCGCATCGCGCACCTCGTGTTCAGCTCCGTAGCAGGAGCCGATCAGGACAGTGGCGTACCGCATTTCGAGAGCAAAGCGCGCATCGAGGCCGACCTGGCCTCCGGCGACGTGCCGTACACGATTCTGGGGCCGACCTACTTCTTCGACAACGCGCTGGGAGGCCAGGAGCGCATCCTTCACGGATCTCTCGACCTGCCGTTGCCTCCCGACCGGCCGTTGCAGCAGCTCGCCCGCACCGACCTCGGTGCGTTCGCGGCGGAAGTGATGCTCAACCCCGCTCCCTACGTCGGGCAGCGCATCGAACTGGCCGGGGATGATCCCACTCCGGAACGTATGGCGGCATCGCTGAGCAAGGCGCTGGGACGGGATGTCCGCCACCTGCAGACACCACTGGCGGCGGTCGGCAATGCTGATATGCATGCGATGTGGGCGTTCCTCAACGGCCCCGGATACAGGGTCGACATCCCCGCCCTTCACGATGCTCACCCAGAGATCCGCTGGACCCGCTTCGCGGACTGGGCCGACCACACCTGGGCCGACGGCACTCCCTGA
- a CDS encoding transposase family protein: protein MTSVLARTALSHRLCTGIPRKQLGSLIAELAVPWMARQDSRLRERRGHDRLRADGGGPGHQLVFTDRVIATLVVLRFQLPHSALGVLYGVDRSTITRAVHEIRPLLAVRGFAVPGESGLRLRTLADVFAYADARGVELRLDGTEVRVRRPRAGKPGRRAFVSGKMRQNTKKATVITDEKGRTLWTGAIRPGRMHDQTAVNTEGIGDLFERYPTVKAKVDSGYRGLAKRFPDQVQAPPKKPGKDAPTTDVTAWEQARKQQSSERICVEHANAEHKQWRALQRYIGRREYYDDTHLAIAGLVSDRTAMR from the coding sequence GTGACGTCCGTCTTGGCCCGTACGGCTCTTTCGCATCGCCTCTGCACTGGCATCCCGAGGAAGCAGCTCGGTTCGCTCATCGCTGAGTTGGCTGTCCCGTGGATGGCGCGGCAGGACTCCCGGCTGCGTGAACGCCGAGGCCACGACCGCCTGCGGGCCGATGGAGGCGGGCCTGGCCATCAACTGGTATTCACCGATCGGGTGATTGCCACCCTTGTGGTCCTGCGGTTCCAGCTCCCACACTCGGCTCTGGGTGTCCTCTACGGCGTCGACCGCTCCACCATCACCCGCGCTGTCCATGAGATCCGCCCGCTCTTGGCCGTGCGCGGCTTCGCGGTCCCCGGCGAGTCCGGATTGCGCCTGCGTACGTTGGCCGATGTCTTCGCCTATGCCGACGCGCGGGGCGTTGAGCTGCGGCTCGACGGCACCGAGGTGCGAGTACGGCGCCCGAGGGCCGGCAAGCCCGGCCGCCGGGCCTTCGTCTCCGGCAAGATGCGGCAGAACACCAAGAAGGCCACCGTCATCACTGACGAGAAGGGTCGCACTTTGTGGACGGGGGCGATTCGGCCGGGCCGTATGCACGATCAGACGGCGGTGAACACCGAGGGGATCGGCGACTTGTTCGAGCGGTATCCCACAGTCAAGGCGAAAGTCGACTCCGGATACCGGGGCCTGGCCAAACGGTTTCCCGATCAGGTCCAGGCACCGCCGAAGAAGCCGGGCAAGGACGCCCCGACCACGGACGTCACGGCATGGGAACAGGCCCGCAAGCAGCAGTCTTCAGAGCGGATCTGCGTCGAGCACGCCAACGCCGAGCACAAGCAGTGGCGGGCCCTTCAGCGGTACATCGGACGTCGCGAGTACTACGACGACACCCATCTGGCGATCGCCGGCCTGGTCTCTGACCGCACAGCCATGCGGTGA
- a CDS encoding PQQ-dependent sugar dehydrogenase: MKVRTRGSAIIGAICLAASLALTTASADELAAPRQAAKVVLKKVATAQNPSAGTAGPGGTVWIAERAGTVRVLGADGLGEPVLDISGETTTDGERGLLGVAFDKRFAHFYISFTNLEGTSTVDEFAVRDGRIQPDSRRTVLTQTQPYSNHNGGDIKFGPDGYLYIALGDGGAGGDPHGNGQNLDTLLGKLLRIDPSGGEPYAIPPDNPFVGNPDARDEIWAYGLRNPWRFSFDSGTGDLLIGDVGQSDWEEIDWAPAASEGGENYGWSQMEGTHPFRGGTEPANHVPPIHEYDRTGLGCSVIGGYVYRGKAIPDLQGQYVFSDYCDGTVRTLQMEDGKVTGVSDLGVNGGETVSFVQGCDGELYVLGIAGSISRIDPA; this comes from the coding sequence GTGAAAGTTCGCACCAGAGGCTCGGCGATCATCGGCGCCATCTGCCTCGCCGCTTCCCTCGCACTGACCACGGCGTCCGCCGACGAACTTGCCGCCCCACGCCAGGCAGCGAAGGTCGTACTCAAGAAGGTGGCCACGGCCCAGAATCCATCGGCCGGCACCGCCGGTCCCGGTGGCACGGTCTGGATAGCCGAACGCGCCGGCACCGTTAGGGTCCTGGGTGCCGACGGGCTCGGCGAACCCGTCCTGGACATATCCGGCGAGACCACCACCGACGGCGAACGCGGACTGCTGGGCGTTGCATTCGACAAGAGGTTCGCGCACTTCTACATCTCGTTCACGAACCTCGAAGGCACCAGCACCGTGGACGAGTTCGCCGTGCGGGACGGCAGGATCCAGCCGGATTCCCGCCGCACCGTCCTCACTCAGACGCAGCCCTACTCGAACCACAACGGCGGTGACATCAAGTTCGGCCCCGATGGCTACCTCTACATCGCACTCGGCGACGGCGGCGCGGGGGGCGATCCGCACGGCAACGGGCAGAATCTGGACACACTGCTCGGCAAGTTGCTGCGGATCGACCCGAGCGGTGGTGAACCGTACGCGATCCCGCCGGACAACCCGTTCGTCGGAAACCCGGACGCCAGGGACGAGATCTGGGCGTACGGGCTGCGCAACCCGTGGCGGTTCTCCTTCGACTCCGGCACAGGTGACCTGTTGATCGGTGACGTCGGCCAGAGCGACTGGGAGGAGATCGACTGGGCCCCGGCCGCCAGTGAGGGCGGTGAGAACTACGGCTGGTCCCAGATGGAGGGCACCCATCCGTTCCGGGGTGGCACGGAACCCGCGAACCACGTGCCGCCGATCCACGAGTACGACCGTACCGGGTTGGGCTGCTCGGTGATCGGCGGATACGTCTACCGAGGGAAGGCGATCCCGGACCTCCAGGGTCAGTACGTGTTCAGTGACTACTGCGACGGCACTGTCCGCACCCTGCAGATGGAGGACGGCAAGGTGACCGGCGTGAGCGACCTCGGTGTCAACGGCGGCGAGACGGTCTCGTTCGTGCAGGGCTGCGACGGCGAGCTGTACGTCCTGGGAATAGCCGGCAGCATCTCCCGCATCGACCCTGCGTAA
- a CDS encoding DedA family protein: MDELALTAGVLYVIVLLRAGGTFAVGWLAGAGARRSRFAGKISSAKFRRAERAIQRWGAPVVAGSFLTVGFQTAANFLAGSMRMPLPRYLPALLLGGAAWALIYATAGLGVLEVLGRLFAERTVLGVSAVAVLLLAVCGVVVYRRRKAVLSSDDTVAEES, translated from the coding sequence GTGGATGAGCTCGCGCTCACAGCCGGAGTCCTGTACGTGATCGTCCTGCTCCGCGCCGGAGGGACGTTCGCCGTCGGGTGGCTCGCCGGCGCCGGTGCCCGGCGCAGCAGGTTCGCCGGGAAGATCTCTTCGGCGAAGTTCCGGCGTGCCGAGCGGGCGATCCAGCGGTGGGGCGCGCCGGTGGTGGCCGGCTCCTTCCTGACTGTCGGTTTCCAGACCGCCGCCAACTTTCTCGCGGGCAGCATGCGCATGCCGCTGCCGCGCTACCTCCCTGCCCTGCTCCTGGGCGGAGCGGCCTGGGCGCTGATCTACGCGACTGCGGGGCTCGGAGTGCTCGAAGTGCTGGGAAGGCTCTTTGCCGAGCGGACGGTCCTCGGGGTGTCCGCCGTGGCCGTCCTGCTCCTCGCGGTGTGCGGGGTGGTGGTGTACCGCAGAAGGAAGGCGGTCCTCTCCTCCGATGACACCGTGGCCGAAGAATCGTGA
- a CDS encoding NUDIX hydrolase family protein translates to MSDMTETTPGWLTTDELDMARARMPVLYVEAVPVRVDESGDVTSIGLLLRIGTDGTINRALVSGRVLHHERVRDALLRHLEKDLGPVALPRVPTSLQPFTVAEYFPTTGVTPFHDPRQHAVSLAYVVPVTGDCRPRQDALDLVWFSPEEAASHAVQSEMPGGHGVLLKQALAHMGHTY, encoded by the coding sequence ATGTCTGACATGACGGAAACCACTCCCGGCTGGCTCACCACGGATGAACTGGACATGGCCAGGGCCCGGATGCCCGTCCTGTACGTCGAGGCCGTCCCTGTGCGGGTGGACGAGAGCGGCGACGTAACCAGCATCGGACTGCTCCTCCGGATCGGCACCGACGGAACCATCAACCGTGCCCTGGTGTCCGGCCGCGTCCTGCACCACGAGCGAGTCCGTGACGCGCTGCTGCGTCATCTGGAGAAGGATCTCGGCCCGGTGGCCCTGCCGCGCGTCCCGACCTCTCTGCAGCCCTTCACCGTTGCCGAATACTTCCCCACCACGGGCGTCACCCCGTTCCACGACCCGCGCCAGCACGCGGTCTCCCTCGCCTACGTCGTGCCGGTGACCGGGGATTGCCGTCCACGCCAGGACGCCCTGGACCTGGTCTGGTTCAGCCCGGAGGAGGCGGCCTCACACGCTGTGCAGAGCGAGATGCCGGGCGGCCACGGAGTGCTTCTGAAGCAGGCTCTGGCCCATATGGGACACACCTACTGA
- a CDS encoding helix-turn-helix domain-containing protein, translated as MDFTSQELARLRVASGVDPLWETALSLHLLQNRQAPLAFGAWRREVGAALRRSGLVPVTRALTRLCPDGSYFPDFLTPGRGDTDLETGLDRLLSTPRHRLRAEIVRLHAHTTGPVPAGLRTLADGCPKALHRLGTALRAYHQVAVEPYLTAIRAQAADDRTVRAQAVLSHGAEGLLTGYDQLPGWRYREGRLRAPYPVERELSLRGRTLTLVPAFFCVRAPLALVDEELPPVLVHPLSPAPGWLERSRSGGYAPVAQLIGASRAELLRMLDRPMTTMDIAAALRLAPSTASRHATVLREAGLLLSRRQGVRVLHHRTGLGRAVLEGVLK; from the coding sequence GTGGACTTCACGAGCCAGGAACTGGCCCGCTTGCGCGTCGCGTCCGGCGTGGACCCGCTCTGGGAGACCGCGCTGAGTCTGCACCTCCTGCAGAACCGCCAAGCGCCGCTCGCATTCGGGGCCTGGCGCCGGGAGGTGGGCGCAGCCCTTCGGCGGTCCGGCCTCGTCCCCGTGACACGCGCACTGACCCGACTCTGCCCGGACGGCTCCTACTTCCCGGACTTCCTCACGCCCGGCCGCGGGGACACGGATCTGGAGACCGGACTCGACCGGCTGCTCTCCACACCTCGACACCGCCTGCGCGCCGAGATCGTCCGGCTCCACGCCCACACCACGGGCCCTGTCCCGGCGGGCCTGCGCACACTGGCCGACGGGTGCCCCAAAGCGCTTCACCGCCTGGGAACGGCCCTGCGCGCCTACCACCAGGTCGCTGTCGAGCCCTACCTCACCGCGATACGCGCACAGGCGGCGGACGACAGGACCGTACGTGCCCAAGCCGTCCTCAGCCACGGCGCGGAGGGCCTGCTCACCGGGTACGACCAACTGCCCGGGTGGCGCTACCGGGAGGGCAGGCTGCGCGCCCCGTATCCCGTCGAGCGTGAACTGAGCCTGCGGGGGCGGACGCTGACGCTCGTGCCGGCCTTCTTCTGCGTACGCGCCCCGCTCGCCCTCGTCGACGAGGAACTGCCGCCGGTCCTCGTCCACCCGCTCTCACCCGCGCCCGGCTGGCTCGAACGCAGCCGCTCCGGCGGGTACGCCCCGGTGGCGCAGCTCATCGGTGCCTCCCGTGCGGAACTCCTCCGGATGCTGGACCGCCCGATGACCACGATGGACATCGCCGCGGCGCTGCGCCTCGCGCCGTCGACGGCCAGCCGGCACGCCACCGTGCTCCGCGAGGCGGGACTGCTGCTCTCCCGGCGTCAGGGCGTGCGGGTGCTCCACCATCGGACGGGGCTCGGCCGGGCGGTGCTCGAGGGCGTTCTGAAGTGA
- a CDS encoding peptidoglycan DD-metalloendopeptidase family protein, whose product MRFLRRLPVLFVAALMALAGLSAAPAQAGEAGTTAAPAFKAPYPCGQRWTYSHHSAEVRRALDFVRADGGATAGTPVLASAAGTATRYSQPSGAGNYVAIDHGGGWKTYYFHLSAYSVPSGASVAQGQQIGVTGSTGNSSGAHIHYEQLLNGVGQNIVINGAGLSYPGSYNQAYLTSDNGCGGSGIPFNTWGSGVNVRSDARVSAPVVTTLAGPTAVRVLCQKQGDTVNAEGYSNNWWSKLRDQNGFISNIYIDHPDAKLPGVPLC is encoded by the coding sequence GTGAGGTTTCTCAGACGCCTTCCGGTTCTGTTCGTCGCCGCCTTGATGGCCCTGGCCGGACTGTCGGCCGCCCCGGCACAAGCCGGGGAGGCCGGTACGACGGCCGCACCAGCCTTCAAGGCGCCCTACCCCTGCGGCCAGCGCTGGACGTACAGCCACCACTCGGCCGAAGTGCGCCGGGCGCTGGACTTCGTGCGCGCCGACGGCGGTGCGACGGCAGGCACCCCGGTGCTCGCATCGGCTGCCGGCACGGCGACCCGTTACTCGCAGCCGAGCGGTGCCGGCAACTACGTGGCCATCGACCACGGCGGCGGCTGGAAGACGTACTACTTCCACCTCTCCGCCTACTCCGTCCCCAGCGGTGCGTCCGTCGCCCAGGGGCAGCAGATCGGCGTCACCGGCAGCACCGGCAACTCCTCCGGGGCACACATCCACTACGAGCAACTGCTCAACGGGGTGGGCCAGAACATCGTCATCAACGGCGCCGGCCTCTCCTACCCCGGCAGCTACAACCAGGCGTACCTGACCAGTGACAACGGGTGCGGCGGCAGCGGCATCCCGTTCAACACGTGGGGGAGCGGGGTGAACGTCCGTTCCGACGCCCGCGTCAGCGCGCCGGTCGTCACCACCCTCGCCGGTCCGACGGCTGTGCGCGTGCTGTGCCAGAAGCAGGGCGACACCGTCAACGCCGAGGGATACAGCAACAACTGGTGGAGCAAGCTGCGTGACCAGAACGGCTTCATCAGCAACATCTACATCGATCACCCGGACGCGAAGCTGCCAGGCGTCCCGCTCTGCTGA
- a CDS encoding DUF4132 domain-containing protein, which translates to MGWVPAGDYEVALEAGKVVCRNGKGRRLKSVPAKLKEDPAVVGLQQLTEWLERHERRCLTDVEQWMVRSLPVPTAVLARVWPDPAWQAALRDVVVTGTDGGVAGFLRDVDPTRGLGLVDLDGDTVRITPEVVRVPHPVLLDDLDDLREFAVELEVRQNVEQLFREVWHRPQGLAPDTTSVDTYAGGVFKELRFLHGRVTQLGYRSRGGYAVCPVVEDGVTSEARIWIGEHDGYGEYDTETGPLGWTDPTGRALTAAETGPVTWSEGMRMAAALYAGRDVEDEEQAA; encoded by the coding sequence ATGGGGTGGGTACCGGCGGGCGACTACGAAGTCGCCCTGGAGGCGGGCAAGGTGGTGTGCCGCAACGGGAAGGGCCGGCGGCTGAAGTCCGTCCCGGCCAAACTGAAGGAAGATCCGGCGGTCGTCGGGCTCCAGCAGTTGACCGAGTGGCTCGAGCGGCACGAGCGCCGGTGCCTGACCGACGTCGAACAGTGGATGGTGCGTTCGCTGCCCGTTCCCACCGCTGTTCTCGCCCGGGTCTGGCCCGACCCGGCGTGGCAGGCGGCACTGCGGGACGTGGTGGTGACCGGCACGGACGGCGGGGTCGCCGGGTTCCTGCGCGATGTCGACCCCACGCGCGGTCTCGGGCTCGTCGACCTGGACGGCGACACGGTCCGCATCACCCCGGAGGTCGTCAGAGTGCCTCACCCCGTCCTCCTCGACGACCTCGACGACCTGCGGGAATTCGCGGTCGAACTGGAGGTGCGCCAGAACGTCGAGCAGCTGTTCCGCGAGGTATGGCACCGCCCGCAGGGCCTCGCCCCGGACACCACCTCCGTCGACACCTACGCCGGCGGAGTGTTCAAGGAACTGCGGTTCCTGCACGGCCGCGTCACCCAGCTCGGGTACCGGTCGCGCGGCGGGTACGCGGTCTGCCCGGTCGTCGAGGACGGCGTCACCTCCGAGGCGCGCATCTGGATCGGCGAGCACGACGGATACGGCGAGTACGACACGGAGACGGGCCCCCTGGGCTGGACCGACCCCACGGGGCGCGCGTTGACGGCCGCCGAGACAGGACCTGTCACCTGGTCCGAAGGCATGCGCATGGCGGCGGCGCTCTATGCCGGCCGTGACGTGGAGGACGAGGAGCAGGCGGCATGA
- a CDS encoding ATP-binding protein yields MTSDTTTTTESTRTGVPDRATPPVGASGRENRQVTPPEDRYATELAFLAAHDSGPRPPGWLLTPRAVVTFVMGSAGEALGLPKSARPDAGVPRRLVIEQKFVGERALIERCVVTLAGERGLLLVGEPGTAKSMLSELLSAAVCGTSGLTVQGTAGTTEDQLKYGWNYALLLAQGPTEQALVPSPVLTAMTRGAVARVEEVTRCLPEVQDALVSLLSERRIAVPELAGSEGAQVHAAPGFTLIATANLRDKGVSEMSAALKRRFNFETVGPIGDVDAETALVRRQSRAAVERAGAAYQVDDAVLEALVTAFRDLRDGRSAEGWEVERPSTVMSTAEAVSVAGALGLATAYFPGDRDVLSLLPGHLLGVVRKDDPADAARLLGYWDGPVRRRAEQGSATWRALWELRAVLES; encoded by the coding sequence ATGACGAGCGACACCACGACAACCACCGAGAGCACCCGCACGGGGGTCCCGGACCGGGCGACACCCCCTGTCGGGGCCTCGGGCCGGGAGAACCGCCAGGTCACCCCGCCGGAGGACCGGTACGCCACCGAGCTGGCATTCCTCGCCGCCCATGACTCGGGGCCTCGCCCGCCAGGCTGGCTGCTCACTCCTCGCGCGGTCGTCACCTTCGTGATGGGCAGCGCGGGCGAGGCGCTCGGCCTGCCGAAGTCCGCGCGGCCGGACGCCGGAGTACCGCGCCGCTTGGTGATCGAGCAGAAGTTCGTAGGCGAACGAGCCTTGATCGAACGCTGCGTGGTCACCCTGGCCGGTGAGCGCGGACTGCTGCTGGTCGGGGAACCCGGCACCGCCAAGTCCATGCTCTCCGAACTGCTGTCGGCGGCCGTCTGCGGGACCAGCGGGCTCACCGTGCAGGGCACCGCGGGCACCACCGAGGACCAGCTCAAGTACGGCTGGAACTACGCGCTGCTGCTCGCCCAGGGCCCCACCGAACAGGCCCTGGTGCCCTCCCCGGTGCTCACCGCCATGACCCGGGGCGCCGTCGCCCGTGTCGAGGAGGTCACCCGTTGCCTCCCCGAGGTCCAGGACGCGCTGGTGTCACTGCTGTCCGAGCGGCGGATCGCGGTGCCCGAACTCGCGGGAAGCGAGGGCGCCCAGGTGCACGCGGCCCCCGGATTCACCCTGATCGCCACCGCCAACCTTCGGGACAAGGGCGTCTCGGAGATGTCAGCCGCACTGAAACGGCGCTTCAACTTCGAGACGGTGGGCCCGATCGGGGACGTGGACGCCGAGACGGCACTCGTCCGGCGCCAGTCGCGGGCGGCCGTCGAACGGGCGGGTGCCGCCTACCAGGTGGACGACGCGGTTCTCGAAGCGCTCGTCACCGCCTTCCGGGACCTGCGCGACGGCCGCTCGGCGGAAGGCTGGGAGGTCGAGCGCCCCTCCACTGTGATGAGCACGGCGGAGGCGGTGTCCGTGGCGGGAGCCCTGGGCCTGGCCACCGCCTACTTCCCCGGCGACCGTGACGTGCTCTCCCTCCTGCCCGGCCATCTGCTCGGCGTCGTACGCAAGGACGACCCCGCCGACGCGGCACGGCTGCTGGGGTACTGGGACGGGCCGGTACGCAGGCGCGCGGAGCAGGGGTCGGCCACCTGGCGTGCCCTGTGGGAGCTTCGCGCGGTACTGGAGAGCTGA